The DNA sequence TaagatttcttttatataaagtaacataaatggtgaaaataatttatgctgttaaaaaacagaataacagttatctgtgtgtgtgtgtgtacttgcaTGTGTGTCTATAAGGGGGGCAGTTCACTGTAGAAAGGAGAATGAAGGATCTTCTGGGGTCCTGAtaatgttttattctatttttgctATTGTCATTGCTGTTTAATCTGGATTCCAATTACACAATGTGTtacatttgttaaatttatttatgatgAATACATTTATCAATATGtatattatacctcaataataaGTTTAAAACACCACAAATAAGGGGAAAATGGCTACACATATATTATTTCCccttgtgaatttttaaaaggatgcaaTAAGCATCATTCAAACATTCCTACATTATGTCTTCAGCCATGAAATCCTAAAAAGCCATTGTATCAACAGGAGACAATTACGGgttgggagaaaaatgaaaatacctatcCTACAGATAGTGTTTTGATTCCAGATCTCTGGGTTAGAGTAGGAAGACTCAATCAAGAGATACTgtgtggaggggtgcctgggtggcacagcggttaagcgtctgccttcagctcagggcgtgatcccggcgttctgggatcgagtcccacatcaggctcctccgttatgagcctgcttcttcctctcccactccccctgcttgtgttccccctctcgctggctgtctctatctctgtcaaataaataaataaaatctttaaaaaaaaaaaaagagatactgTGTGGAAAGTTATCTACAGAACTTTATTTGTAGGGGGATGTAAAGATGCCCTGTATAATTAGCAGATATACCACGGTTCATTTTTAACCTCCAGGCTtaattaacttgtattttttctcCTGAGGGAGAGCCTAAAAGGCAAACAGATACACATAAATCCTTCTCACTGGGTTGTGTCAGGAACGCATGGGAGCACAGAGAGATGCCTCCTCAGACGTGAGTGGACTGCACCTGTCTCTGTGACTAACTCAGACCAGTGACTCTTCAGGACCCCATTAGGATCTGATACCTCCTTCAATGATTTAGCCACCTCCTTAACGATCTGCTTTGATAACCGAGGTTTCTGGGTAAATACAAGGTTGTAAACATCtttattatagtttttggtgAAAGCTAGACATTTGTTATGAGGCAGCAagttataattttccttttataaataaataaattaccatcctaggggtgtctgggtgactcggtccataggcatctgccttcagctcagatcatgataccagggtcctgggatggagccccacattgggctccctgctcagcagggagtctgcttctccctctgcctttcccccccggcttgtgctctctctcactctctcaaataaataaataaataaaatatctaaaaaaataaccattctatggggtgtgaggtggtgtctcgtagttttgatctgcatttttctaatgactaatggtgttgaacctttcttcatgtgcttattggccatttgtatatcttctgtgagaaatgtctgttcaagccTTTAGCCTGTTTTCTAAtttgggttgtttggtttttttgctattgaattgaagaatcttttatatattctatataatagAGCTTTACAGGATATGTGATTTGCAATCTCCTCCATTGTGTGGGtcatcttttcattctttggTAGTGTTCTCTGATACACAAaagtttgtctgtttttcattttgtttttttttttttttaattttgattatgtccatttatctatttttacttttgctgtttgtgcttttggtgtcatatctaagaaagcTGTAAGGAGTtcagctgggagagagagaattgagctgccaggtgttggaacaGCAAATGTAAAACAACAGGCCATAAATGCAAGATTTCAGCCTTTATTCACTTTCTACAATGGTCATCTTAGTCATATGTCAAGCAagttaatgattatttttatatttattcccaGTGTAGGTTTCCCAAATGGCCTGCACAGAGAAACACAACCTAACGAGATGGAAAGAATTCATTCTACTGGGAATCACAGGACCCCCTGAGCTTCAGGCTCCATTGTTTGGACTCTTCCTCACTGTTTACCTGGTCTCGGTGGTGGGTAACCTGAGCTTGATCATCCTCACCAAGATAGACTCTGGACTACAaacacccatgtacttcttcctcagacACCTGGCTCTCACTGATCTGGGTTATTCAACAGCTGTGGGACCCAACATGCTGGTAAACTTTGCTGTAGATCGGCCTACCATCTCTTATAACTGGTGTGCTACCCAACTCACTTTCTTCAGTATGTTTATTActagtgaaattttcattttgtcagcaatggcctatgaccgctatgtggccatctgtaacccTCTGCTCTACACAGTCATCATGTCACATAGATTATGTCAGTTGCTGGTGGCAATCCCCTATCTATACAGCATCCTTTTGTCTTTGCTGACCattataaaaattttcctttcatcGTTTGGTGGCTATAATGTCATCAGACATTTCTACTGTGATAGTCTCCCATTGATAGCTTTGCTCTGCTCAGGCACACATGAAATTAAGTTGATAATTCTGATCTTTTCAGCTTTTAATTTGGTGTCATCTCTTCTGATAGTCCTTGTGTCTTACATTCTGATACTTGTTGCTGTGCTCAGGATGAACTCTACAGAGGGCAGGCACAAGGCTTTCTCCACCTGTGGATCCCATCTGACAGTGATAGTCATATTTTACGGTACtctattttttatgtatgtgCAGCCCAAATCGAGTCATTCATTTGATACTGATAAAATAGCCTCCTTATTCTACACTTTGGTTATCCCCATGCTGAATCCCATGATCTACAGCTTGAGGAACAAAGAGGTGAAAAATGCCCTGTATAGGGCCTGCAGAATGTTTGCAAATGTTCTATTTAAAATTCACTGTAGGATACACAAACAAATAACTATGTATTAGGCAATGTATATTATAATTAACTTTGCTGTAGTCTTGCTTCCAAGGGATGGGCAAGAATCAATGTTTGATAAGCATAGAAGTAtagaaaattattcattattttcaaattcaaatgaGGATAATCACCAACAGATTGTTTCATCTTTCTCACACTTCAGATACTAACCTAATTTAGTTTCAATTCCAGGTCTAGTGCCATTCCTACATGTTCTCGCACTACCctatttgtctgtctcttccactaAACACTTCTTTTTATAAAACCTGGGAGTCTGTATATCCCTTTCACAACCTTATCTATAACTGTCTAGCATAGTAAAAGTCCCACATAAAGAAGGTACCTGATAGATATTATATGAATGGATTGATCaaggaaataaacatatattatgAAGTTGAACAACCAAAATCCTTCCTTTATGGGGCTTACAGAAAATAGCGTAAGAAGTGGTCTGCACATTGTATGACACTGCATACTCCTTAAACTATATTGACTGAAATTATCTACAACCCATGTCTTAGAAGGTTTTTATATGAATTACAGGGCTCTGCTCAAAGGGAGCTATAGTGTAAAGCTTTGGACTTCACGTTGACAAGAATATCAAgtaaccctttaaaaaaaaatggagaagtggTCTGTACAGTGGGATGGATTGAAATGAGCAATATGAAAATGAGATCGAACAAGTAACTAGGATGGGGGTCACCTTTCAATTAAGGTTGTCAGGGAGCACTCTGCAAAGATGGCATTGAAACAAACACTTGAGGAGCTGAGTGAGTAGACTCTGGCTACCTAGTGGAAGTCTGTTCCACGGGGACAGAGCTGACATAGCAGCAGTTCTCCATGCCTCATGTGCTGAAGAACACCAGAGTCAAAGGTGGTGGGAGCGTAAACATGATTAGGAAATAAAAGAGACATAATGAACTTGTAACATAGAATTTGATCTTGTAGGGCTATATAGACCATTGTAAAACTTGCcttgtattctgaatgataatAAAGCTTTTGGAGGATTTTGAGCTAAGGAGTGGCTTGATCGATCTTTGATTAAGGGACAGCTATGATTGCTGTGGAAATAATGGATGGCAGACTCAAAGAATAGAAATTGAAAATTCTTAGGGATTAATCATGATACATTTGAGAGAGAATAGAGATTTAATCCAGGACAAGAACAGTCAGAAGATAGAAGTGATTAAattcttaacatatttttaagaaaatctctatTTCTTCGCATTTATGTAGGGTATAAGAGgcataaaaagggaaataattatttaagaagaatgaaaagactAGTTCCAGGGCTCATCTTAAGATATGCTGAATACTGTTTTCTGCTTTCAATTAATATGGCCTTAACTTCCCATTAaaacaagaagaaggaaaaaaaagcaccaaaccaaacaaaagcaGAGACAAGATATATGAAACAAGTTGTCACAACATTGAAATCAAGCAACAAAGTCTAGTTTCCCTGATGGATGAGGAACAAATGAGGTGAATCCTATGATTGATTGCTTTACCTGCCTGATGAGTTGAAAACACAAATCTGAGAGTCCAGTAAGACTATGGTAGCTCAATTTTGCAAGACATAGTGCCAACACTAGGAGAGCTGTACAGAGAACGAACACTGGATCTCTGCAGAAAGTCTTCCTCAATTATTGTGCAGATTAGTGATCAGTGCATGCAAGAGGAAACCATCCAGGTGAGAGAAAGAATCGTCTAAGAAGATGAAAGGCAACGGTTTCCGGAACTCAAACAGAGGTAGAAATTGTGCCAATGTATTGCAGAGGGAGTAGAAAACCTCATAGTTTATAGGGCTTTCGGTAGAGTACTCAAGGAGGTCTTCCTTCAGTAAGTGGAATAATTAGCCCTAAATTGCTTGCTGCTCTGGTCCCACCTAAGAAGTTATAAAAACAGTATCTGAAAGAATTAAACTATTTCCAAATAACTATATCCTAGAACAAAAttcaaggaatattttttaaatataaattaatccaGTATCCATCAAGAAAGGTTCACAATAAATGAAAGACATTCTATAGTTATCAGGCATACAAAGAAGCAGGAATACATGATCTATAATGAATAGAATAGACAATCAATGGAAACTGATCAAGAACTTGCACATATGTTTGAAATAGCAAACAAGGGCAAAAAACTGTTATTGTATATCATATTTTCAAAAAGGTAACTAGAGACATGAAggcattaaaaaatgaatctcAACTTCTAGAGATAAAAAGTACCATGTTCAAGGTGAAAGATAAATGGGATTGTATTTACAGCAGATTAGACATCACAGAAATAACGATTAGTGAGTCTATAGAGACAGCAATAAAAAGTATCAAAATGAAACACAGGGAGTGAAATGacccaaaaacataaaaagaattataataaacTGGGAGACAGTTTCAAGCAGCCAAGTATGCATACAACtgatttccccaaagaaaaatgtcattagaattaattgaagaaaatacaggtaaaaaataatcaaacatgataaaaattaaaagacctCAGATTCAAGAAGATTAACAAACCCCCGATACAAGAAACACATAGACAACTACCTGAAGGCACCTCACCATCAAATTTCTCGAAGCCAgtgataaataaaacatttagcaGTGAAAAAGCAAAGACACTTTATATACAGAGGAATAAAGATAATGGATTTATCATCAGAAGCACTGCAAGTGAGAAGACAATGGAGCATCAtcattaaaatattgaaacaaaatAACTGTCAACTGAGAATTTTGTACCCAGAAAGTATAGTGATAAAAAATGGATTAGTGGTTGACAGGGATTAAGgacaaaggaaggagggaagggaagaggggtggCTATGAAGGAATGGCATAAGTGACCCATGTAGCGATGGAATAAGCCTGTCTGTTGATTGTTATGCTGATTACACATGTGTACGTCTGATTAAAACTGTATAGGTATGaaggtatatatgtgtgtgtatatatactgtgtgtgtgtgtatgtatatatatatacacacgtatatagtTCAGTGCAAACACAAAAAtgatcacacacaaaaaaactggtGACCTGAATAGGCAGAGTATTGTACCAATATTAATTTCATGATTTCCATGGTACAATCTGTATTGTACGATATTGATGCAAGTTGTTACCACGAGTGGACACTAAGTGAGATGCAGGAGCTCTGTACTCCTTTGCTCCAGCTTCTTATAATTTTgtaactttttcaaaataaaaagttaaattaaatcCAAGTCTGTCTGAGACATTATGGGGTAGGATGAGGTAGCATGGAAATATTACATGgagagatacatacatacatacatatgttaaaacttatcaaattttatactttatatatgtgCAGTGTATTATTTTCAATGATACCTACCTAAGTTGTTTCACTTCATTACTAACCATGCCAAGAGATCAAACCAAAACCAAGGGAAAAGTTGGTAATACAAGCATATTTTAACTATTATCCAGTTAAGAGGGGTGCTGGGGTAGCTGTTGGTTAAgtgaccagctcttgattttagatcaggtcatgatctcagggttgtgagatcaagccctttgtcaggctctgcattcaacatggagtctgcttgagattctctctcttcttctcctctgcCCCGTCCCTTGTTCCCTCACTCCccctaaattaattaattaattaaatcttttttaaaaagtagtattcAGTTAACAGGAGAGAACATAATTCAGGCACCTGTCATAGATGTGAAGACCCAAGAACCTCATCTATTTGTTGGTACAAGAGGATATTGGTACTGGTACAACCAATCTggaatatttaacaaaattaaatgaattgttttctctttccaagtGATCATTGTGCTGTGTGGGTGTTTATGTGTGGTCATATGCATACATGTAGATGGATCTCTATGTatatcaacacacacacacacacacacacacacacacacacacacacacacatccagagACAGGTATGTGAAATGTGTACCATGGATAATTTTGTTTGCAACATATTTACATGGCGAGTCAAGGCTTTTCATGGAACTCTGTGTTGGACTAGCATTGCTGATAACTGAGGTTGGAGACAAGC is a window from the Ursus arctos isolate Adak ecotype North America unplaced genomic scaffold, UrsArc2.0 scaffold_23, whole genome shotgun sequence genome containing:
- the LOC113246494 gene encoding olfactory receptor 8K3-like, which produces MACTEKHNLTRWKEFILLGITGPPELQAPLFGLFLTVYLVSVVGNLSLIILTKIDSGLQTPMYFFLRHLALTDLGYSTAVGPNMLVNFAVDRPTISYNWCATQLTFFSMFITSEIFILSAMAYDRYVAICNPLLYTVIMSHRLCQLLVAIPYLYSILLSLLTIIKIFLSSFGGYNVIRHFYCDSLPLIALLCSGTHEIKLIILIFSAFNLVSSLLIVLVSYILILVAVLRMNSTEGRHKAFSTCGSHLTVIVIFYGTLFFMYVQPKSSHSFDTDKIASLFYTLVIPMLNPMIYSLRNKEVKNALYRACRIFKKINKPPIQETHRQLPEGTSPSNFSKPVINKTFSSEKAKTLYIQRNKDNGFIIRSTASEKTMEHHH